The following are from one region of the Roseimicrobium gellanilyticum genome:
- a CDS encoding GNAT family N-acetyltransferase — MEIRIATTPEEKEEVYHLRYQAYVEELGWRPEEVDDANKRLHDPEDETETIYYVMDGEKMVATCRQHFGASRLDAKTRAKYSLDKFAEFPDEEFGFTYRLVVLPEYRGTTVLIRLLLRVYEDVWKKGLRFSFCYCRPRLINVYERLGFIRYKDNFLVEEQGYMAPMLLVVDDAKHLNAVRSPFLRTCRQFTPGTANSEWFARTFPGMRECIEMQFLDPEEFLKQWAEALEAPTTTLLQGLIPEQVQRLVSEGAVMSAKAGDTLLREGEAGHEMFLMLNGMARFIIETPDGSKAFLGTASTGEVFGEISLVARTPRTATVQAITDLEMLVVTQDFIRRAMKAYPDIAIQMLFNLTVLLGLRLKNTTERLKGALQESTKLAKVLATQSKPRVERPMLTPDELIEANQVTIQHVHRPTPGA; from the coding sequence ATGGAAATTCGCATCGCCACCACGCCTGAGGAGAAGGAAGAGGTCTACCACCTGCGCTACCAGGCGTATGTGGAGGAGCTGGGCTGGAGACCTGAAGAGGTGGATGACGCGAACAAACGCCTGCATGACCCGGAGGACGAGACGGAGACCATCTACTACGTGATGGATGGTGAGAAGATGGTGGCCACGTGCCGCCAGCACTTTGGCGCGAGCCGTCTGGACGCGAAGACACGCGCCAAGTACTCACTGGACAAGTTTGCCGAATTTCCAGATGAGGAGTTCGGCTTCACCTATCGCCTCGTGGTGCTGCCGGAATATCGTGGCACCACGGTGCTCATCCGTCTGCTGCTGCGTGTGTATGAGGATGTGTGGAAGAAGGGCCTGCGCTTCAGCTTCTGCTACTGCCGTCCGCGGCTCATCAATGTGTATGAGCGCCTCGGCTTCATCCGCTACAAGGACAATTTCCTGGTGGAGGAACAGGGCTACATGGCTCCCATGCTGCTGGTGGTGGATGACGCGAAGCACCTGAATGCGGTGCGCTCCCCCTTCCTGCGCACCTGTCGCCAGTTCACGCCGGGAACGGCGAATTCCGAGTGGTTTGCCCGCACTTTTCCCGGCATGCGGGAGTGCATTGAGATGCAGTTCCTGGATCCCGAGGAATTCCTGAAACAGTGGGCCGAAGCTCTCGAAGCACCCACCACGACCCTGCTGCAAGGTCTGATTCCGGAACAAGTCCAGCGACTCGTCTCCGAGGGCGCGGTGATGTCTGCCAAGGCTGGAGACACCCTGCTGCGTGAGGGCGAGGCCGGTCATGAGATGTTTCTGATGCTCAATGGCATGGCGCGGTTCATCATCGAAACCCCCGATGGCTCCAAGGCCTTCCTCGGCACCGCGAGCACGGGCGAGGTTTTCGGTGAAATCTCCCTGGTGGCACGCACACCTCGCACGGCGACCGTGCAGGCAATCACAGACCTGGAGATGCTGGTGGTCACCCAGGACTTCATCCGTCGTGCGATGAAGGCGTATCCGGACATTGCGATCCAGATGCTCTTCAACCTCACGGTGCTGCTGGGCCTGCGCCTGAAGAACACAACGGAACGCCTCAAGGGAGCGCTGCAGGAATCCACGAAACTGGCCAAGGTTCTCGCGACGCAATCCAAGCCGCGCGTGGAACGACCGATGTTGACCCCGGATGAGCTGATTGAGGCGAATCAGGTGACGATCCAGCACGTGCACCGGCCCACGCCGGGGGCGTAA
- a CDS encoding tetratricopeptide repeat protein encodes MTPGTDSHPSAQACFERGQLLRRQQRHEDAARMFQQALQVDPNHAPSYAMLAFCWMREDGRKMQAVEAARRAVALEPEDAFMRGVLALAIASSAKEGQDSVLQQARLVATEAVQLDADSDFAYTVEAQIYLRLHKYPEAEASARRALAIDTENTTATEVLSAALLMQHKDEDNEHLVRYQLENNPEDDSSHTSAGWRSLMKGEHREANKHFLEALRLNPMNEGARLGLVESYRARSWVYAGFIRVCHAMNRFSPGTRQAIFIGGFIGYQTLYHSLARTAPLLASVLVALWLTLALWSHLVRGFSSFFMLFDKFARLSLRPLEKAEGLVVGGSTLVALLALFTSLILPGLWQSAALALFFSALVSAAAFTNDHHVGKQVYAIAAGAAGVGALLAVLGAFVPGMVLVGTLGFSLAVLIGVAVSWLRNLNVLYA; translated from the coding sequence ATGACTCCCGGCACTGACAGCCATCCCTCCGCGCAGGCTTGCTTTGAGCGTGGCCAGCTGCTGCGCAGGCAGCAGCGTCATGAGGATGCCGCTCGCATGTTCCAGCAGGCGTTGCAGGTGGATCCGAATCACGCGCCCAGCTATGCGATGCTCGCATTCTGCTGGATGCGTGAGGACGGAAGGAAGATGCAGGCCGTGGAAGCCGCCCGCCGAGCCGTGGCCCTGGAGCCCGAAGACGCTTTCATGCGCGGAGTACTGGCCCTTGCCATCGCGAGCAGCGCGAAGGAAGGTCAGGACTCCGTGCTGCAGCAGGCCCGCCTTGTCGCTACAGAGGCGGTGCAACTCGATGCGGACAGCGACTTCGCATACACGGTGGAAGCGCAAATCTACCTGCGCCTGCACAAGTATCCCGAAGCAGAGGCCTCAGCACGCCGGGCGCTCGCCATCGATACCGAGAACACCACCGCTACGGAGGTGCTTTCCGCCGCACTGCTCATGCAGCACAAGGATGAGGACAATGAACACCTCGTCCGCTACCAGCTCGAGAACAATCCCGAGGACGACAGCAGCCACACCAGCGCCGGCTGGCGGTCGCTGATGAAGGGTGAACATCGCGAGGCCAACAAGCATTTCCTTGAGGCGCTTCGTCTCAATCCCATGAATGAAGGTGCGCGTCTCGGCCTTGTGGAGTCCTACCGGGCGCGGTCGTGGGTGTATGCAGGGTTCATCCGGGTTTGCCACGCGATGAATCGCTTCAGCCCCGGCACACGGCAGGCAATCTTCATCGGTGGATTCATCGGGTATCAGACGCTCTACCATTCCCTCGCGCGCACTGCTCCGCTGCTGGCCTCAGTGCTCGTGGCGCTCTGGCTCACGCTTGCCCTGTGGTCGCATCTGGTGCGCGGGTTCAGCTCTTTTTTCATGCTGTTCGACAAGTTTGCGCGCCTCTCGTTGCGTCCTCTGGAAAAGGCGGAGGGTCTTGTCGTGGGTGGCAGCACTCTGGTGGCCCTGCTGGCACTTTTCACGAGCCTGATTCTGCCAGGCCTTTGGCAAAGTGCCGCGCTCGCGTTGTTCTTCAGTGCCCTGGTTTCTGCTGCGGCTTTCACCAATGATCACCATGTGGGAAAGCAGGTCTATGCCATTGCGGCCGGAGCAGCTGGGGTGGGTGCGTTGCTTGCTGTGCTTGGTGCTTTTGTGCCGGGGATGGTATTGGTGGGGACGCTTGGGTTTTCCCTGGCCGTCCTGATTGGCGTGGCGGTGAGCTGGCTGAGAAACCTCAACGTGCTGTACGCGTAG